The Chitinophagales bacterium genome has a window encoding:
- the rnc gene encoding ribonuclease III, which produces MLHLFSPNKQLVSQLEHLLGFTPNHLPYYQLALMHRSKLEEIAQNNERLEFLGDAILGSVIADYLFKKYPYQSEGYLTEMRSRIVRRETLNNLALRMGLQKIVQYNENDKGLSRSHIFGNALEALIGAVYLDQGFSRTKSFILKQILKPYIDIDTLENRDTNFKNKLLSWSQKKNNNISFETISEENEGTRKIFTIGIQLEGEIIATGTGYNKKEAGQVAAQNAIEKLGL; this is translated from the coding sequence ATTCTGCACCTATTTTCACCCAACAAACAGTTGGTATCGCAGTTAGAGCACCTGTTAGGTTTTACGCCTAACCATTTGCCTTATTATCAGCTGGCATTGATGCATCGGTCCAAACTGGAAGAAATAGCACAGAATAATGAAAGGCTCGAGTTCTTGGGCGATGCCATACTAGGCTCTGTTATTGCAGATTACCTTTTCAAAAAATACCCATACCAATCTGAAGGATACCTGACGGAGATGCGCTCCCGCATAGTACGTCGCGAAACACTGAACAATCTGGCGCTACGTATGGGGCTGCAAAAGATCGTTCAGTACAACGAGAACGATAAAGGGCTAAGCCGCAGCCATATATTCGGTAATGCGCTGGAAGCATTAATAGGTGCTGTTTACCTTGACCAGGGGTTTTCCCGTACCAAGAGTTTTATACTCAAACAGATACTCAAACCATACATTGATATTGACACGTTGGAAAACAGGGATACAAACTTTAAGAACAAACTCCTCAGCTGGTCACAGAAGAAGAACAACAATATCAGTTTTGAAACCATAAGCGAAGAGAACGAAGGTACCCGCAAAATATTCACTATAGGTATTCAGCTTGAAGGCGAAATTATTGCTACTGGTACGGGCTACAATAAAAAGGAAGCCGGACAGGTAGCTGCTCAAAATGCTATAGAAAAGTTGGGGTTGTAA
- the paaA gene encoding 1,2-phenylacetyl-CoA epoxidase subunit A, with product MTARDFQEYFDEKIDKEIAIEPRDWMPDNYRKTLIRQISQHAHSEIVGMLPEGNWISRAPSLRRKAVLLAKVQDEAGHGLYLYSAAETLGITRDEMYDQLHSGKAKYSSIFNYPTTTWADMGAIGWLVDGAAIMNQVALCRTSYGPYARAMVRICKEESFHQRQGYEILLQMSKGTEVQRRMVQDAIDRWWWPSLMMFGPSDDDSPNTEQSMRWRIKRFTNDELRQRFIDVTVEQCNILGMTLPDDKLKWNEERGHYDFGEINWDEFWNVVNGNGPCNKERLGARVKAWEDGKWVREAAMAYSEKRKARAAKGDTKAA from the coding sequence ATGACGGCACGTGACTTTCAGGAGTATTTTGACGAAAAGATAGATAAGGAGATCGCGATAGAGCCCCGCGACTGGATGCCTGATAATTATCGTAAAACCCTCATCAGGCAGATATCGCAACATGCTCATAGTGAGATAGTAGGTATGTTGCCTGAGGGTAACTGGATAAGTCGAGCCCCGAGCTTGCGCCGTAAGGCCGTGTTGCTGGCTAAAGTGCAGGATGAGGCAGGCCATGGCCTGTACCTGTACAGTGCTGCAGAAACCCTGGGCATTACCCGCGATGAGATGTATGATCAATTGCACTCAGGCAAGGCTAAATATTCCTCAATATTCAATTATCCCACTACTACATGGGCTGATATGGGGGCTATTGGCTGGCTGGTAGATGGTGCTGCTATTATGAACCAGGTAGCACTTTGCCGTACATCATATGGTCCGTACGCCAGGGCAATGGTGCGCATATGCAAAGAAGAGAGTTTTCACCAGCGCCAGGGCTACGAGATACTACTGCAAATGTCAAAAGGAACAGAAGTACAGCGTAGGATGGTGCAGGATGCTATTGACCGCTGGTGGTGGCCTTCTCTGATGATGTTTGGTCCTTCTGATGATGACAGTCCTAATACAGAGCAAAGCATGAGGTGGCGTATCAAGAGGTTCACTAACGACGAACTACGTCAACGTTTTATAGATGTAACTGTAGAGCAGTGTAACATTTTGGGTATGACCCTGCCTGATGATAAGCTGAAATGGAATGAAGAACGTGGCCACTATGATTTCGGTGAAATAAACTGGGATGAGTTCTGGAACGTAGTAAATGGTAATGGCCCATGTAATAAAGAAAGGCTTGGTGCCCGTGTTAAGGCATGGGAAGATGGTAAATGGGTAAGAGAAGCAGCTATGGCTTACTCTGAAAAAAGAAAAGCACGTGCCGCAAAAGGCGACACAAAAGCTGCGTAA
- the paaJ gene encoding phenylacetate-CoA oxygenase subunit PaaJ has product MSIATEQVYEWLSQVSDPEVPVLTVIDMGIIRDVRLDNEEGTEVTIVITPTYSGCPAMDMISMNIRMSLMSRGIKKVHFQEQLSPAWTTDWMSEDGKRKLKEYGIAPPQRKTSDSGLGLFQQDNVPCPRCGSTDTELVSQYGPTSCKALYKCNACKEPFEHFKCH; this is encoded by the coding sequence ATGAGTATAGCAACAGAACAGGTATATGAATGGTTGAGTCAGGTGTCTGATCCGGAAGTGCCTGTGCTTACAGTGATCGATATGGGTATCATCAGAGATGTACGATTGGATAATGAAGAGGGCACGGAAGTTACTATTGTTATCACGCCTACCTATAGCGGTTGTCCGGCTATGGATATGATCAGTATGAATATACGCATGTCTCTGATGAGCCGAGGCATTAAAAAAGTACATTTTCAAGAGCAACTTAGTCCTGCATGGACCACTGACTGGATGAGTGAAGATGGAAAACGAAAGTTAAAAGAATATGGAATAGCTCCACCACAAAGAAAGACATCTGACTCAGGTTTGGGTTTGTTTCAGCAGGATAATGTGCCATGTCCCAGGTGTGGTTCAACAGACACAGAGCTCGTAAGCCAGTATGGGCCTACTTCCTGCAAAGCATTATATAAATGTAATGCCTGTAAAGAACCGTTTGAGCATTTTAAATGCCACTAA
- the fabF gene encoding beta-ketoacyl-ACP synthase II: protein MKLPLKRVVVTGLGALTPLGNTVPAYWEGLINGVSGADFIKQFDVTKFKTKFACELKDFDPLNYLDRKEARKLDRFSQLAVISADEAVQHARLTDESINKDRVGVIWASGIGGMITFIEEMTAFNAGDGTPRFNPFFIPKLILDIAAGHISMKYGFRGPNFATVSACASSTNALIDAFNYIRLGKADVFITGGSEAVVTEAGIGGFNAMKALSERNDDPATASRPFDKDRDGFVLGEGGCAIVLEEYEHAKKRGVPILAEVCGGGMSADAYHLTAPHPEGLGVINVMNNVLDDAGMKPEEVDYINVHGTSTPLGDIAELTAIKKVFGEHSYNLNISSTKSMTGHLLGGAGAIEAIASIKAVMHDIVPPTINHFTDDPEIDPKLNLTFHKAQQRTVNVALSNTFGFGGHNASVIFKKYQE, encoded by the coding sequence ATGAAATTACCGTTAAAACGCGTTGTCGTTACGGGTCTCGGCGCACTGACTCCATTAGGTAACACCGTTCCGGCTTACTGGGAAGGCTTAATTAATGGTGTTTCGGGCGCCGATTTCATTAAACAATTCGATGTAACAAAGTTCAAAACCAAATTTGCGTGCGAGTTAAAGGACTTCGATCCGCTCAACTACCTGGACCGCAAGGAAGCCAGGAAACTGGATCGTTTTTCTCAACTTGCAGTTATTTCTGCCGACGAAGCAGTACAGCATGCAAGGCTTACTGACGAAAGCATAAATAAAGACCGCGTAGGTGTGATCTGGGCATCGGGCATCGGGGGTATGATCACCTTCATTGAAGAGATGACAGCATTCAATGCCGGAGACGGAACGCCTAGGTTTAACCCCTTTTTCATTCCCAAACTGATATTAGACATCGCAGCAGGCCATATTTCTATGAAATACGGTTTCCGCGGGCCTAATTTCGCTACTGTAAGCGCCTGTGCTTCTTCAACCAACGCATTAATAGATGCCTTTAACTATATACGCCTGGGCAAAGCTGACGTATTTATTACTGGTGGTTCTGAAGCCGTGGTAACAGAAGCAGGCATAGGTGGTTTCAATGCAATGAAAGCACTGAGCGAACGTAACGACGATCCGGCAACAGCCAGCCGCCCCTTTGATAAGGACAGGGATGGTTTTGTACTGGGCGAAGGGGGTTGTGCAATTGTGCTGGAAGAGTATGAACATGCTAAAAAACGTGGCGTGCCTATATTGGCCGAAGTATGCGGCGGTGGCATGAGTGCCGATGCCTATCACTTGACTGCTCCGCACCCTGAAGGATTGGGTGTTATCAATGTGATGAACAATGTACTGGATGACGCAGGTATGAAACCGGAAGAGGTGGATTACATCAACGTACATGGTACATCTACTCCATTGGGTGACATCGCAGAACTTACGGCTATCAAAAAAGTATTCGGCGAACACTCTTATAACCTCAACATCAGCTCTACAAAATCTATGACCGGCCATCTGCTGGGAGGTGCGGGAGCTATTGAAGCTATCGCGAGTATCAAAGCAGTGATGCACGATATAGTGCCGCCGACCATCAATCACTTTACAGATGATCCGGAAATAGATCCGAAACTGAACCTGACTTTCCACAAGGCTCAGCAACGTACTGTAAATGTGGCGCTAAGCAACACTTTTGGCTTTGGCGGACACAATGCATCTGTCATATTTAAAAAATACCAGGAGTAG
- a CDS encoding glycosyltransferase, which produces MNIKPSCSIVLPCYDPQQHWVSRVVEQYYALSAKLGIPVSVILVNDGSTRGISQQDIATLEEKIPSFQLVENHANRGKGYTLRKGVSIATTSVIIYTDIDFPYASDSIADIYTALQDPDIDIAIGVKDEQYYARVPLARRYISKVLRLLTAILFSLPVTDTQCGLKGFKAEAKDVFLSTSINRYLFDLEFIRNAHKQRFRIKAIPVRLNDNVVFSSMNYKLLISEAMNFLKLVVRRK; this is translated from the coding sequence GTGAATATAAAGCCATCATGTTCCATAGTGTTACCTTGTTATGATCCGCAGCAGCATTGGGTGTCGCGGGTTGTAGAACAGTATTATGCCTTGTCAGCAAAGCTGGGCATACCCGTAAGCGTTATTTTGGTGAATGATGGCAGCACGCGTGGTATCAGCCAGCAGGACATAGCAACACTTGAGGAAAAGATACCATCTTTTCAATTGGTAGAAAACCATGCCAACAGGGGAAAAGGGTATACCCTGAGGAAAGGGGTATCAATAGCAACAACTAGTGTTATCATATACACGGATATTGATTTTCCATATGCTTCTGATAGTATTGCTGATATTTATACAGCCCTGCAAGACCCGGATATCGATATTGCTATCGGTGTAAAGGATGAACAGTATTATGCCAGGGTGCCGCTTGCACGCAGGTATATTTCTAAAGTACTGCGGCTGCTTACAGCTATTCTTTTCAGTCTGCCGGTTACCGATACGCAATGTGGTTTGAAAGGCTTTAAGGCAGAGGCAAAAGATGTATTCCTTTCTACTTCTATCAATAGGTATCTCTTCGACCTGGAGTTTATTAGGAATGCGCACAAACAAAGATTCAGGATAAAAGCCATACCTGTAAGGCTAAATGACAATGTTGTTTTCAGCAGTATGAACTATAAATTGCTGATAAGCGAGGCGATGAATTTTCTGAAACTTGTTGTCCGCCGAAAATGA
- the paaB gene encoding 1,2-phenylacetyl-CoA epoxidase subunit B has protein sequence MSEQKANKNEWPLWEVFIRSKAGLDHKHVGSLHAIDAEMAIENARDVYTRRMEGVSIWVVESKHIHASDPHKSADMFEPANDKIYRHPTFYDLPDELTHM, from the coding sequence ATGTCTGAACAAAAAGCGAATAAGAACGAATGGCCGTTGTGGGAGGTATTCATACGTAGTAAGGCCGGGTTAGACCACAAACATGTAGGTAGTTTACATGCCATAGATGCGGAAATGGCTATTGAAAATGCCAGGGACGTATATACACGCCGTATGGAAGGTGTAAGTATCTGGGTAGTTGAAAGCAAACATATTCATGCTTCAGACCCTCACAAATCTGCCGACATGTTTGAGCCGGCTAATGATAAGATATACAGGCATCCTACTTTTTACGATCTGCCTGATGAATTAACACATATGTAA
- the paaC gene encoding phenylacetate-CoA oxygenase subunit PaaC, with protein sequence MSDHILYILQLADNALIYGHRLGEWCGHGPILEQDIALTNISLDYIGQARSLYQHAANLFNELPENEKEGLFKSVQLEEKIKRNEPFDEDDLAYLRDGWDYRNILLVEQPNGDWAVTVARAFFFDVFQFMYYKALQKSKDLQLAAIAEKSLKEVTYHKRWSAEWVIRLGDGTEESHEKIQAAVNDLWTFTGEMFTMTAAEQIMTDKGIAVDVKQLLEGWIEEVKTVFEEATLSLPENSWMQEGGKSGRHTEHLGYILTELQFMQRTYPGMEW encoded by the coding sequence ATGAGTGATCATATTTTATATATACTGCAATTAGCAGATAATGCGCTTATCTATGGCCATAGGCTGGGAGAGTGGTGCGGGCACGGGCCAATACTGGAACAGGATATTGCTTTGACCAATATTTCGTTGGATTATATAGGTCAAGCGCGTAGTTTATATCAGCATGCTGCCAACTTGTTCAATGAACTGCCTGAAAATGAGAAGGAGGGACTGTTCAAGTCGGTACAACTTGAAGAGAAAATAAAGAGGAACGAGCCGTTTGATGAAGATGACCTTGCCTACCTGCGCGATGGCTGGGATTACCGCAACATATTGTTAGTGGAACAACCCAACGGCGACTGGGCTGTAACTGTTGCTCGCGCTTTCTTCTTTGATGTATTCCAGTTCATGTATTACAAGGCTTTGCAGAAAAGTAAAGATCTGCAACTTGCAGCCATAGCTGAAAAGTCATTGAAAGAGGTTACTTACCATAAACGCTGGAGTGCTGAGTGGGTAATTCGTCTGGGTGACGGTACGGAGGAAAGTCATGAAAAGATACAGGCAGCTGTAAATGATCTGTGGACGTTTACAGGCGAGATGTTTACCATGACTGCAGCAGAGCAGATAATGACAGATAAAGGCATAGCAGTGGATGTAAAACAATTGTTGGAAGGCTGGATAGAAGAGGTAAAAACTGTTTTCGAGGAAGCTACTTTGAGTTTGCCGGAAAATAGCTGGATGCAGGAAGGGGGTAAGAGTGGCCGCCATACTGAGCATTTAGGGTACATACTTACCGAGCTGCAGTTTATGCAGCGCACATACCCGGGTATGGAATGGTAA